The Burkholderia cepacia genomic interval GCAGCGCTACGGCCGCGATTTCTACCGCGGCAAGCAGGCGGGCGTCAAGGAAAACGAAGTCGAGGCGCTGATCGAAGCGGCGACGGGCGTTGCACTCGGCCGCCTGTTCACCGATGCCGTGCACGGCACGCGCGACCTGCCGCTCGCCGAACTGCTCGCACCGTTCGGCGTGACGCTGGCGCCCGATGTCGCGAACGGCGCGGCCGCGAAGCCGACGATCGGCGCGCGTCTGCGAGGCGGCGCGGACTGCACGTTCGCGGCGGTCTACGAGGGCGGCGCTGCCCATCGCGCGGGGCTGTCGGCCGGCGACACGCTGATCGCGGTCGACGGGCTGCGCGTCACGGGCACCAACCTCGACGCGCTGCTCGCGCGCTACCGGCCGGGCGACAAGGTCGAGGTGCACGCATTCCGTCGCGACGAGCTGCGTACCGCGAAACTGAAGCTCGACGGCCCCGAAGTCACGCGCTACCGGCTGACGGCGGCCGCGAAGCCGGCGGCGGTATCGAAGGCCCGGGAAGCCTGGCTGAAGGGCTGAGCGTACGAAGGCGGGTATCGGGGCGCGATCGAGGATTGTTCTGTTGTTGCAACAATCCGTCGCCCTGAACCCGCTTTTTCGCGGTCATTCGGCCACGCACAATGGCGTCACTCGCGCTACCGCGAAGCGCAACCCTACTGGAGCCTGACATGACGACCATTCTGCAAATCAATTCCGCGGCGCGTTCGCAAGGTGCGCAATCCACGCTGCTGGCCAACGAACTGACGGCAAAGCTGCAACAATCGAACCCCGGCTCGAAGGTCGTGGTTCGCGACCTGCTGGCCGACGCGCTGCCGCACCTCGACGAATCGGTGCTCGGCGCGTTCTTCACGCCGGCCGACAAGCGCAGCGCGGAACAGAATGCGATCGTCGCGAAGAGCGATGCACTGATCGCCGAACTGCAAGCCGCCGACATCGTCGTGATCGGCGCACCGATGTACAACTTCGGCGTGTCGTCGCAACTGAAAGCGTATTTCGACTGGATCGCCCGCGCAGGCGTCACGTTCCGCTACACCGAAAACGGTCCGGAAGGCCTGATCAAGGGCAAGAAGGTTCACGTGGTGACGGCCCGCGGCGGCAAGTACCTGGGTACGCCGAACGACAGCCAGACGCCGTACCTGCGCTCGTTCCTCGGCTTCATCGGCCTGACCGACGTGAACTTCATTCACGCTGAAGGCCTGAACCTCGGGCCGGACGCGCAGAGCGCCGCGCTCGCCAGCGCCCGCGAAGCGATCGCCGCCGCGTAAGGCCGGTGGCGGCCCGTCCGTCAGCCAAGGCAAACAAAAACGCCGCGTACCGGAAGGTGCGCGGCGTTTTTGCCGGTGGGGCGCAAACGTGGCGGCGTTACGCGAACGTCTCGGCCTCGTCCGGCAGGCGCCAGTCGATCGGCGCGCGATCGTGCGCCGCGAGGTAATCGTTCGCGAGCGCGAAATGGCGGCAACCGAGGAAACCGCGGTGCGCGGACAGCGGCGACGGATGCGGCGCCTCGAGCACGCAATGCGCGCTTGCGTCGAACAGTGCGCGCTTCGCCTGCGCGTGTGCGCCCCACAGCATGAACACGAGCCCGCGATGGCGGCCGGCGAGTTCGCGGATCAGCGTGTCCGTGCACTGCTCCCAGCCGCGCTTCGCGTGGCTCGCGGCCGCGCCGCGCTCGACCGTCAGCACCGTGTTGAGCAGCAGCACGCCCTGGCGCGCCCAGGTGTCGAGGCAGCCGTGGCGTGGCGTGTCATGACCGAAGTTCGCGGCGATTTCCTTGAAGATGTTGCGCAGCGACGGCGGCGTGCGCACGGCGGGCGGCACCGAGAACGCGAGTCCGTGCGCTTGCGGCGTGCCACGATCGTCGCCGTGATACGGATCCTGGCCGAGGATCACGACTTTCACGTCGTCCGGGCTCGTCAGGCGCAGCGCGCGGAACACGTCGGTCGGGTAGACCGTCTTGCCGGCCGCACGCTCGTCGTCGACGAAGCGGCACAGCGGCGCATACGCGTCGCTGGCGACGAACGGCGCAAGGACCGCGCGCCATGCGTCGGGCAGCGCGTCGAATTGCGCGGCGAGATGCTGGATGTCGCCCGGCGTCGCGGCAGGCGCGGCCGGGGCGGCCGAAGTTGGGTCAGTCGCCGGAGCCGCGGGGGCGGAGGCCGTGGATGACGGGGAGCCGGCGGGTGTATCGGAGACGAGATCGTCGAACAGCGACGCCTGTTGCGGCGCGCGGGAAGTCTTGCGGGTTGCCATGCGTGATGCGGGTTATTGCGCGCGCAGCCGGTAGCCGCGCTGCGCCTTGCTGATGTTTTCGGGAGCGAGGCCCGGCAGCGCCTGCTGCAGTTCGGCGGCGAGCGTTGCGAGCGCCGCTTCCGGGCCGTCGATCAGTTCGAGTTCGATTTCGCTGATCGGTTCGCGGCGCGTTTCGTGTTCCGCCTGGACGACGATCTCGCCGACGTCCACCGCGGCTTCGACGGTTGCGCCGCCGATTGCGATGCGCCACAGGGTACGCGAAAAATCCGTGCGGAACAGCGCACGCAGCGTGCCGGCCGCGTCATTCAGTGCGGCGGCGGCCTCCGGCACGTCGCAGGCCGCGACGAGCGCATCGATCTCGAGCGCGTCGCCGGCGACCGGCAGCTCCCATTCGTGGCGGCGGTGCAGGCCGCCTTCCGCGCTGCCGACCGTCTTGAACGTCTGCAGCCAGCCCTGCGGCGCGCGGCGCACGCGCACCGCGCTCTTCGAGCGGGCCAGCGCGAGATCGGGCGTGTCGTAGTAGACGTTCGCGAGCGTGATGTCGTGGCCGGGCTCGCCGGTCAGCGTCTCGAAGAAGCGTCGCGCGGCCTCGGCCTGGCCGGCCGGCAGCGCGAGCTTGATTTCCTTTTCGATCGCCATCAGAAGAACATCCGCGCGAGTTCCTCGCCCGGCTGGTCGGCGCGCATGAACGCTTCTCCGACGAGGAACGTGTTCACGTTCGCCGCGCGCATCGTGTCGACGTCGGTGCGCGACAGGATCCCCGACTCGGTCACGACGATGCGGTCCGCCGGAATCATGTCGAGCATGTCGAGCGTGGTCTGGATCGATGTCTCGAACGTGCGCAGGTTGCGGTTGTTGATGCCGAGCAGCGGCGTCTTGAGCGTCAGCGCCTGTTCCATCTCGTTGCGGTCATGCACTTCGACCAGCACCGCGAGGCCGAGCGAGTGGGCATACGCTTCGAGATCCTGCATCAGCGGGGTGTCGAGCGCGGCGGCGATCAGCAGGATCGCGTCCGCGCCCATCGCGCGCGCTTCCACGATCTGGTACGCGTCGACGATGAAGTCCTTGCGCAGCACCGGCAGCGCGCAGGCCGCGCGCGCTTCCTCGAGATAACGGACGCTGCCCTGGAAGAACTGCTCGTCGGTCAGTACCGACAGGCACGCGGCACCGTGCTCCGCATACGAACGGGCGATGTCGGCCGGCACGAAATGCTCGCGCAGCACGCCCTTCGACGGGCTGGCCTTCTTGATTTCGGAGATCACGGCCGCGTGGCCGGCTGCGTGCTTCGCGCGCAATGCGCCGACGAAGTCGCGCAGGTCGCGCGCGGAGGCTTCCAGTGTCAGTGCCTCGAGCGGCGCGCTGCGCATGGCCGCCGCGACTTCTTCGCGCTTGACGGCGATGATTCGGTCGAGAATGTCGCTCATGTGGGTTCCTGCTTGATTCGTAAGGGGAGTCAGCGCTTGAACTGCTGCGTGAAGCGCACGAGTTCGTCGACCTTCGCGCGCGCCTTGCCGCTCGCGATCGCTTCGCGGGCGAGCTGGATGCCGTCCGCGATCGATTCGGCGACGTTCGCCGCATAGAGTGCGGTGCCCGCATTCAGCGTGACGATCTCGCGCGCGACGCCCGGCTGGTTGTCCAGCGCGCCGAGCAGCATCGTGCGCGATTCGTCGGCATTTTCCACCTTCAGCGTGCGGTTCGACACCATCTGCAGGCCGAAATCTTCCGGATGGATCTCGTATTCGTGCACCTTGCCGTCGCGCAATTCACCGACGAGCGTCGCGGCGCCGAGCGAAACCTCGTCCATCCCGTCCTTGCCGTACACCACGAGCACGTGCTGCGCGCCGAGACGCTGCATCACGCGCACCTGGATGCCGACGAGGTCGGGGTGGAATACGCCCATCAGCTGGTTCGGCGCGCCGGCCGGATTGGTCAACGGGCCGAGAATGTTGAAGATCGTGCGCACGCCGAGCTCGCGGCGCACGGCTGCGATGTTCTTCATCGCCGGATGATGGTTCGGCGCGAACATGAAGCCCATGCCCGTTTCGGCGATCGACGCGGCGACCTGGTCGGACTGCAGGTCGATGTTCACGCCGAGCGCCTCGAGCACGTCGGCGCTGCCGGACTTGCTCGATACGCCGCGGTTGCCGTGCTTCGCGACCTTCGCGCCGGCCGCGGCCGTGACGAACATCGACGCGGTCGAGATGTTGAACGTGTGCGAGCCGTCGCCGCCGGTGCCGACGATGTCGACGAAGTTCGAGTTGTCCTGCACCTCGACGTGGTTCGCGAATTCGCGCATCACGGTCGCGGCGGCGGCGATCTCGCCGATCGTCTCCTTCTTCACGCGCAGCCCGGTGATGATCGCGGCCGCCATCACGGGCGACATGTCGCCGCGCATGATGAGCCGCATCAGGTGCAGCATCTCGTCGTGGAAGATCTCGCGGTGTTCGATCGTGCGCTGCAGCGCTTCCTGCGGGGTAATCGTCATCGTGAGGCTCCCGTCAGGCGGCTTGCGCGGCTGCGGCGCGTGCCTGTTTCAGGAAATTCTCGAGCAGCGCATGGCCATGCTCGGACAGGATCGATTCCGGGTGGAACTGTACGCCTTCGATCGGCAGCGTCTTGTGGCGCACGCCCATGATTTCGCCGTCGTCGGTCCACGCGGACACCTCGAGGCAGTCGGGCAGCGATTCGCGCTCGATCGCGAGCGAGTGATAGCGCGTGACGTCGAAGTGCTTCGGCAGGTCGGCGAATACGCCGCGGCAGTCGGTTTCGATCTTGCTCACCTTGCCGTGCATGATGGTCTTCGCGCGCACGACGCGGCCGCCGAACGCCTCGCCGATCGCCTGGTGGCCGAGGCACACGCCCAGGATCGGCTTCTTGCCCGAGAATTCACGCAGCACGTCGAGCGTGATGCCCGCGTGTTGCGGGTTGCTCGGGCCAGGCGACAGGCAGATCGCGTCGGGATTCAGGCGCGCGATCTCGTCGAGCGTGATTTCGTCGTTGCGGTAGGTGCGTACGTCCTCGCCGAGTTCGCCGAAGTACTGGACCAGGTTGTAGGTAAACGAGTCGTAGTTGTCGATCATCAGCAGCATGGTCAGTCTCCGGTCAGAAGTCGCTATCGAGGCCGTCCTGGACCTGTTCGGCCGCACGCAGCACCGCGCGCGCCTTGTTCTCGGTCTCTTGCCATTCGGATTCGGGCACCGAATCCGCGACGACGCCGGCCGCCGCTTGCACATACAGGTTGCCGTTGTGGATCAGGCCCGTGCGGATCGCGATCGCGAGATCCATCTCGCCCGAGAACGACAGGTAGCCGACGGCGCCGCCGTACAACCCGCGCTTGACCGGCTCGAGCTCGTCGATCAGTTCCATCGCGCGCACCTTCGGCGCGCCGGACAACGTGCCGGCCGGGAACGTCGCGCGCAGCACGTCGTAGTTCGTCATCCCGGGTTTCAGCTTGCCTTCGACCGAGCTGACGATGTGCTGCACGTGCGAGTATTTCTCGATGACCATCTTGTCGGTCACCTGCACCGAGCCGATCTCCGCGATGCGGCCGACGTCGTTGCGCGCAAGGTCGATCAGCATCACGTGCTCGGCGATCTCCTTCGGGTCGTTGAGCAGTTCGGTCGCGAGTTCGGCGTCGCGCTCGGGCGTGTTGCCGCGCGGGCGCGTGCCGGCGAGCGGACGGATCGTGACGATCTGGTCTTCGCCGCGTTTTTCCTGGCGCACGAGGATTTCCGGCGATGCGCCGACCACGTGGAAATCGCCGAAGTTGTAGTAGTACATGTACGGCGACGGGTTCAGCGAACGCAGCGCGCGATACAGCGACAGCGGATTGTCGCGGTACGGCTTCGTCAGCCGCTGGCCGACCTGGATCTGCATCAGCTCGCCGGCCGCGATGTATTCCTTCGCCTGGCGCACGGCGGCCAGATAGTCGTCCTTCTTGAACTCGCGGAAGGTTTCGGTGCGCACGCTCGCCGACGTGACGGGCGGCTGCACGGTCGTGCGCAGGCGCTGTTTCAGTTCGCGCAGGCGCTGTTTCGCCTTCGTGTAGGCTTCGGCCTGGCTCGGGTCCGCGTAGATGATCAGGTACAGCTTGCCGGCGAGGTTGTCGATCACCGCGACTTCCTCGGTCAGCAGCAACTGGATGTCGGGCAGGCCGAGATCGTCGCGCGGCGCGGTGTGCGCGAGCTTCTTCTCGATGTAGCGTACCGCGTCGTAGCCGAAATAACCGGCGAGACCGCCGCAGAAGCGCGGCAGGCCCGGGCGCTGCGCCACCTTGAAGCGCGCCTGGAACGATTCGATGAACTGGAACGGGTCACCGTCATGCGTTTCGACGACCTGGCCGTCGCGCACGACTTCCGACACGCCGTTGCGGGTGCGCACGAGCGTGCGGGCAGGCAGGCCGATGAACGAATAGCGGCCGAAACGTTCACCGCCGACCACCGATTCGAGCAGGAACGAGTTGGCGCCCGAACGTTCGGGCTGGGCCAGCTTCAGGTAGAGGGACAGCGGCGTTTCGAGATCGGCGAGGGCTTCCGCGATCAGCGGGATGCGGTTGTAGCCTTCGTTCGCGAGCGATTGGAATTCGAGTTCGGTCATGTTCCGGTCCTGTTCGGGACGAGCGGCGCGTGCGCCAGGGATCACTTGACGCTGCGCGGGTTGCCGTCGGCGAAAGGGCGGTCGATCGTGGTGTGCCTGGTGCCGGCGGGCGGGCTCCGGAGCGCGAGCGTCGCGAGCCTGCGGCCGACCCTGAACGCAAGCGTTCGGACGCGGTGGAACTCGAGGTGGTGCGACGATCGGCGCGCGGATGCGCAGCGAGATAAAAAACGGCGCTGAAGACGTGCTTCAGCGTACCTCATCGAAGAGGTCAGCGCGACCAGCGACGCCAGGGCCAGGCTCCCCGGTCGATGCTGCTCAGACTCCGTTTTTTATTCAGAAACATGCAGATGGAAGAAATAATCAGAGGGTTGGCCGGCCGGTGTTGTGCGCGGTAATTGCGCGAGCTGCGACCAGCAACGAATCGACTATACCATCCGAATTTATCGTTTGTATAGCTTTGCCGTGGTTGTAGCCGTACGGCACAGTCAGCGTCGCCATCCCGGCCGCGCGGCCCGCCAGCGCATCGTTTTCCGAGTCGCCGATCGCGACGGCCGCATCCGGAGCGACGCCGAGCGCGTTGCAGGCCGTCAGCATCGGCAGCGGATCGGGCTTCTTGCGCGCGACGCTGTCGCCGCCGAGCACGACGCCAAAGCAATCGGCCAGCCCGTATTGCTCGAGCAGTTCGACGGCGAAGCGATGCGGCTTGTTCGTCACGCACGCGAGCCGGATGCCGGCCGCACGCAACGCGTCGAGACCGGCGGCCACGTCCGGATACAGGCGCGTGTGGCGGCCGTTGATCTTCGCGTATTCGGTCTGGTAGATCGCCAGTGCGTCGTCGAAGCGCGCGTGTGCTTCGTCGGCCGGGAAGCGCGGTTTCAGCACGCTCTGGATCAGGTGTTCGGAGCCCTTGCCGACGTAGCCGACCACCTCGTCACGCGACGTGGCCGGCGCGCCGAGCTGCGCGAGCATCCCGTTCAGGCCGGCCGTGAAATCGTCGGCCGTGTCGACCATCGTGCCGTCGAGATCGATCAGCGCCGCGTCGATGCGCGGCGCGGCGAAGCGGATCGGGGCGGCTTCAGCTGCGGCCCCGGCCGGCGCACGGCCGGCGAGCGACGAATCGGTCACGGCGTCAGCTCCGCTCGACGGTAGCGAGCGCGGCGCGCATCTCGTCGATCACCTTGCGGTAGTCGGGCTTGCCGAAGATCGCCGAACCCGCGACGAAGGTGTCGGCACCGGCCGCCGCGATTTCGGCGATGTTGTCGGTTTTCACGCCGCCGTCGACTTCGAGCAGGATCTCGCGGCCGGTGCGCTCGGTGTACGCGTCGATGCGTGCGCGTGCTTCGCGCAGCTTGTTCAGCGTCTCCGGGATGAACGACTGGCCGCCGAAGCCCGGGTTGACCGACATCAGCAGCACGAAGTCGAGACGATCCATCACGTGATCGAGGTAGTTCAGCGGCGTCGCCGGATTGAACACGAGACCGGCCTTGCAGCCGTGGTCACGGATCAGCGACAGCGTGCGGTCGATGTGATCGGAGCCTTCCGGGTGGAAGCTGATCAGGTTCGCACCGGCCTTCGCAAAATCGGGCACGATCCGGTCGACCGGGCGCACCATCAGGTGCACGTCGATCGGCACCTGCACGTGCGGGCGGATCGCTTCGCACACGAGCGGGCCGATCGTCAGGTTCGGCACATAATGGTTGTCCATCACGTCGAAGTGGATCCAGTCGGCGCCGGCAGCGACGACGTTGCGGACTTCTTCGCCGAGCCGTGCGAAATCGGCCGACAGGATGCTGGGAGCGATACGGAATTGGGTCATGGCAGGGGAGCGGGGACGTTGCGGCGCAAAACCGTCATTCTACCGTCCGGCGACCCCGTGCGCGGCGGCGGGCCGTGCGGCCGAGGCCCGATTGCGCATAGAATGCCGAACCAATGCGGCGCGCCCGCGGCCCCGTTGCCCATGCCGGCACGGACAGTCACCTTCCACCGGAAACATCATGAGTCAGTATCAGTTCACCGTTTCGGTGAAAACCAGCTACCTGCCGGAACAATCCGACCCCGATCGCCGTCAATATGCATTCGCGTACACGCTGACGATCCGCAACACGGGACAAGTCGCGGCGCAGCTGATCGCGCGTCACTGGATCATCACGGACAGCGAGAACCACGTGCAGGAAGTGAAGGGGCTCGGCGTCGTCGGGCACCAGCCGCTGCTGCAGCCGGGCGAGCACTTCGAATACACGAGCTGGGCCGTGATCGCGACGCCGGTCGGCACGATGCGGGGCGCGTATTTCTGCGTGGCGGAAGACGGCGAGCGTTTCGAGGCGCCGGTCGACGAGTTCGCACTCCACATGCCGCGCACGCTGCATTGAGCGTGCGAAGCGCGTCAGCGCGGCTGGCGGTCGTTGTTGCCGCCGCGGGCATGCTTCTTTCTGCCCGACGACGTCCACACGACGATGAAGATCAGCAGGGCAAGCGCTACGAAGGCTTCGAGCGCGAAGATGAGCATCGGATATTGGTCGAGAAAATCTGACATGGCGGTTTCCATCAAGAACGGACATTGTATGTGGTTTGGGCCCCGGTTGGCCGGGTGGGTGGCAGCGGCCGCGGCGGCGGTGCTGCTTGCGGCGTGCGGCGGCGCGCCGACGCGGACTTCGTCGCTGAAACCGCCGACCGGCGCGGCGATCGTGCCGGGGCAGGTCGCCGCGAAGCGGCTCACGCCGGTCGCGTGGCAGCAGGTGCCGGGCTGGCAGGACGATTCGCTGATCGGCGCGACGGCCGCGTTGCGGCAGAACTGCGTGCGGCTTGCGCGCCAGCCGGCCTGGCAGCGTGCGTGTGCGGCTGCCGACCGGCTCGACGAGCTTGACGTCAGCAGTGCGCGGGCGTTCTTCGAAACGTATTTCACGCCGTTCCAGCTCGCGAACACCGACGGTACGCTCGACGGGCTGGTGACCGGCTATTACGAGCCGCTGCTGCATGGTTCGCGCGTGCGTCGCGGCCCGTATCAGTACGCGCTGTACCGCTGGCCGGCCGGTTATCGCGCCGGCGCCGCGCTGCCGGCACGCGCGCAGCTCGAACGTGCCGGCATCCTGAACGGCAACGAACTCGTGTGGGTCGACGACCCGATCGAGGCGTTCTTCCTGCAGGTGCAGGGCTCGGGGCGCGTGCTGCTCGACGACGGTTCGGTGATGCGGGTCGGCTTCGGTGGCACCAACAACCAGCCGTACCGTTCGATCGGCAAGTGGCTGCTCGATCGCGGCGAACTGACTCCCGCCCAGGCGACGATGCAGGGCATCAAGGCGTGGGCGAAGGCGAACCCGAATCGCGTCGACGCGTTGCTCGACACGAACCCGCGGTTCGTGTTCTTCCGCGACATGCCGACCAAGGAGGATGCGCCGCACGGCGGCGCGGACGGCCCGATCGGCGCGCTCGGCGTGCCGCTGACGCCGGAGCGCTCGATCGCGGTCGACCCGTCGTCGATCCCGCTCGGCACGCCGGTGTTCCTGCAGACCACGCGCCCGCTGACGAATACGCCGATGAACCGGCTGGTGTTCGCGCAGGATACGGGCTCCGCGATCAAGGGCGGCGTGCGGGCCGACTATTTCTGGGGGCTCGGCGACGACGCAGGCGATCAGGCCGGGCGGATGAAGCAGGTCGGCCGGATGTGGCTGCTGTTCCCGAATTCGTGATGCAGGTGGCAGGCAGGCGCCTCGCGGAAGTTGCTTGACGCACCAGGCTGGATGCAAAAAGCCCGATCGGTTCGAAACCGATCGGGCTTTTTGCATTGGCGGGCGACGCCCGCGTCAACCCGTGCGTTTGTCCACGACGCGCCGCGCCTTGCCGACCGAACGCTCGATCCCGTTCACGGGCAGCACGTTGATGACGGCCGTCACGCCGATCAGCGACTTGATATCGTGTGCGAGCGCCTGCTTTGCCGCGTCGATCGTCGCCGTGTCCGGCGCAGTCTCCGGACAGGGTTCGACATTGAGCGTCAGCACGTCGAGCGGGCCTTCCTTCGTCAGTACGATCTGATAGTGCGGTGCGAGCGCGCGCTGCTTGAGCAACTGCTCCTCGATTTGCGTCGGGAACACGTTGACGCCGCGCACGATCATCATGTCGTCCGAACGCCCCGTGATCTTCTCCATCCGGCGCATCGTGCGGGCAGTGCCAGGCAGCAGCCGCGTGAGGTCGCGGGTCCGGTAGCGAACGATCGGCAGTGCTTCCTTCGTCAGCGACGTGAACACGAGCTCGCCGAGTTCGCCGTCCGGCAGCACTTCGCCGGTTTCAGGGTCGATGATTTCCGGATAGAAGTGGTCTTCCCAGATGGTCGGGCCGTCCTTCGTCTCGACACATTCGGACGCGACGCCGGGGCCCATCACTTCGGAAAGCCCGTAGATGTCGACCGCGTCGATGCCCATCCGCTGCTCGATCGCGACGCGCATGTCGTTGGTCCACGGTTCCGCGCCGAAGATGCCGATGCGCAGCGAACTCTGCACCGGATCGAGACCCTGGCGCTCGATTTCGTCGGCGATCGACAGCATGTAGCTCGGCGTGACCATGATGATGTCGGGCCGGAAATCCTGGATCAGCTGCACCTGCTTTTCGGTCTGGCCGCCGCCGAACGGGATCACGGTCAGCCCCGCGCGTTCGGCGCCGTAGTGCGCGCCGAGCCCGCCCGTGAACAAGCCGTAGCCGTAGCTCACGTGCACCTTGTCGCCGCGGCGCGCACCGGCGGCGCGGATCGAGCGCGCGACGAGATTCGCCCATATGTCGATGTCGGCGGTCGTGTAGCCGACGACCGTCGGCTTGCCGGTCGTGCCCGACGACGCATGAATGCGCGAGATCTGGTCCTGCGGCACCGCGAACATCCCGAACGGGTAACTGTCGCGCAGGTCGCTCTTCGTCGTGAACGGAAAGCGCGACAGGTCGGCGAGCGTCTTCAGGTCGTCCGGATGGACGCCCGCTTCATCGAACTTGCGACGATAGACGGGGGAGTGGTCATACGCATGCCGGAGCGACCACTTGAGGCGTTCGAGCTGCAGCGCGGTCAGCTCGTCGCGTGAGGCGGTCTCGATCGGCTCGAGCGGTAGCGGGGTAGTCATGCATGTCTCCAGTGCTTGTTATGTGCGAGCCGTCGGCGTCAGCGGTCTTCCGGGATGACCGTACCCTTGATCTGGGCGGATTTGCCGCGAAACATCGCGACGGTTTCCCCGGTCTGGTTCGTGACGCGGATGTCGTAGATGCCGAATCGGCCATTGCGGGTCTGCTCGACAGCCTCGGCCGTCAGCACGTCGTCGCCGTGCACGGGGCGCAGGAATTCGATCGAGCAGCCGGCCGCGACTGCGTTCACGTTGTACGAGTTGCATGCGAACGCGAACGTCGAATCGGCCAGCGTGAAGATGATCCCGCCATGGCAGGTCCGATGACCGTTCAGGAAGTCGGCTCGCACCGGCATGCGCATGCGCGCGTAGCCGGGACGCACTTCGGCGAGCTCCATGCCCAGTGCGCGGCTGCATGCGTCTGCGTCGTACATGGCCCGCGCGGTGGCCCGTGCCAGCGCGTCGGGGCTGCGCGTTTCGGCTGAACCGTTCATGTCAACGCCCCTCGAAGCGCGGTGCGCGCTTCTCGATGAATGCCTTCACGCCTTCCGCATAGTCGTGCGACTGACCGAGCTTGCGCTGCAGGTCGCGTTCCTGGTCGAGTTGCTGGTCGAGCGTGTTCGTGACGCTGTCGCGCATCGATTGCTTGATCGATGCGATCGCGAGCGTCGGCTGCTGCGCGAGCTGGGTGGCGAGCTGGCGGACTGACGCAACGAGCGTGTCGTCGTCGACCGCGCGCCAGATCAAGCCCCATTGCTCGGCCTGTTCGGCGCCAAGCTTGTCGCCGGTCAGCGCGAGCCCCAGCGCGCGTGCCATGCCGACGCGTTGCGGCAGGAACCATGTGCCGCCCGAATCGGGTACGA includes:
- a CDS encoding FMN-dependent NADH-azoreductase, coding for MTTILQINSAARSQGAQSTLLANELTAKLQQSNPGSKVVVRDLLADALPHLDESVLGAFFTPADKRSAEQNAIVAKSDALIAELQAADIVVIGAPMYNFGVSSQLKAYFDWIARAGVTFRYTENGPEGLIKGKKVHVVTARGGKYLGTPNDSQTPYLRSFLGFIGLTDVNFIHAEGLNLGPDAQSAALASAREAIAAA
- a CDS encoding uracil-DNA glycosylase; this translates as MATRKTSRAPQQASLFDDLVSDTPAGSPSSTASAPAAPATDPTSAAPAAPAATPGDIQHLAAQFDALPDAWRAVLAPFVASDAYAPLCRFVDDERAAGKTVYPTDVFRALRLTSPDDVKVVILGQDPYHGDDRGTPQAHGLAFSVPPAVRTPPSLRNIFKEIAANFGHDTPRHGCLDTWARQGVLLLNTVLTVERGAAASHAKRGWEQCTDTLIRELAGRHRGLVFMLWGAHAQAKRALFDASAHCVLEAPHPSPLSAHRGFLGCRHFALANDYLAAHDRAPIDWRLPDEAETFA
- a CDS encoding CYTH domain-containing protein → MAIEKEIKLALPAGQAEAARRFFETLTGEPGHDITLANVYYDTPDLALARSKSAVRVRRAPQGWLQTFKTVGSAEGGLHRRHEWELPVAGDALEIDALVAACDVPEAAAALNDAAGTLRALFRTDFSRTLWRIAIGGATVEAAVDVGEIVVQAEHETRREPISEIELELIDGPEAALATLAAELQQALPGLAPENISKAQRGYRLRAQ
- the trpC gene encoding indole-3-glycerol phosphate synthase TrpC, with the translated sequence MSDILDRIIAVKREEVAAAMRSAPLEALTLEASARDLRDFVGALRAKHAAGHAAVISEIKKASPSKGVLREHFVPADIARSYAEHGAACLSVLTDEQFFQGSVRYLEEARAACALPVLRKDFIVDAYQIVEARAMGADAILLIAAALDTPLMQDLEAYAHSLGLAVLVEVHDRNEMEQALTLKTPLLGINNRNLRTFETSIQTTLDMLDMIPADRIVVTESGILSRTDVDTMRAANVNTFLVGEAFMRADQPGEELARMFF
- the trpD gene encoding anthranilate phosphoribosyltransferase; translated protein: MTITPQEALQRTIEHREIFHDEMLHLMRLIMRGDMSPVMAAAIITGLRVKKETIGEIAAAATVMREFANHVEVQDNSNFVDIVGTGGDGSHTFNISTASMFVTAAAGAKVAKHGNRGVSSKSGSADVLEALGVNIDLQSDQVAASIAETGMGFMFAPNHHPAMKNIAAVRRELGVRTIFNILGPLTNPAGAPNQLMGVFHPDLVGIQVRVMQRLGAQHVLVVYGKDGMDEVSLGAATLVGELRDGKVHEYEIHPEDFGLQMVSNRTLKVENADESRTMLLGALDNQPGVAREIVTLNAGTALYAANVAESIADGIQLAREAIASGKARAKVDELVRFTQQFKR
- a CDS encoding aminodeoxychorismate/anthranilate synthase component II, whose protein sequence is MLLMIDNYDSFTYNLVQYFGELGEDVRTYRNDEITLDEIARLNPDAICLSPGPSNPQHAGITLDVLREFSGKKPILGVCLGHQAIGEAFGGRVVRAKTIMHGKVSKIETDCRGVFADLPKHFDVTRYHSLAIERESLPDCLEVSAWTDDGEIMGVRHKTLPIEGVQFHPESILSEHGHALLENFLKQARAAAAQAA
- the trpE gene encoding anthranilate synthase component I; amino-acid sequence: MTELEFQSLANEGYNRIPLIAEALADLETPLSLYLKLAQPERSGANSFLLESVVGGERFGRYSFIGLPARTLVRTRNGVSEVVRDGQVVETHDGDPFQFIESFQARFKVAQRPGLPRFCGGLAGYFGYDAVRYIEKKLAHTAPRDDLGLPDIQLLLTEEVAVIDNLAGKLYLIIYADPSQAEAYTKAKQRLRELKQRLRTTVQPPVTSASVRTETFREFKKDDYLAAVRQAKEYIAAGELMQIQVGQRLTKPYRDNPLSLYRALRSLNPSPYMYYYNFGDFHVVGASPEILVRQEKRGEDQIVTIRPLAGTRPRGNTPERDAELATELLNDPKEIAEHVMLIDLARNDVGRIAEIGSVQVTDKMVIEKYSHVQHIVSSVEGKLKPGMTNYDVLRATFPAGTLSGAPKVRAMELIDELEPVKRGLYGGAVGYLSFSGEMDLAIAIRTGLIHNGNLYVQAAAGVVADSVPESEWQETENKARAVLRAAEQVQDGLDSDF
- a CDS encoding phosphoglycolate phosphatase, encoding MTDSSLAGRAPAGAAAEAAPIRFAAPRIDAALIDLDGTMVDTADDFTAGLNGMLAQLGAPATSRDEVVGYVGKGSEHLIQSVLKPRFPADEAHARFDDALAIYQTEYAKINGRHTRLYPDVAAGLDALRAAGIRLACVTNKPHRFAVELLEQYGLADCFGVVLGGDSVARKKPDPLPMLTACNALGVAPDAAVAIGDSENDALAGRAAGMATLTVPYGYNHGKAIQTINSDGIVDSLLVAARAITAHNTGRPTL
- the rpe gene encoding ribulose-phosphate 3-epimerase → MTQFRIAPSILSADFARLGEEVRNVVAAGADWIHFDVMDNHYVPNLTIGPLVCEAIRPHVQVPIDVHLMVRPVDRIVPDFAKAGANLISFHPEGSDHIDRTLSLIRDHGCKAGLVFNPATPLNYLDHVMDRLDFVLLMSVNPGFGGQSFIPETLNKLREARARIDAYTERTGREILLEVDGGVKTDNIAEIAAAGADTFVAGSAIFGKPDYRKVIDEMRAALATVERS
- the apaG gene encoding Co2+/Mg2+ efflux protein ApaG, whose product is MSQYQFTVSVKTSYLPEQSDPDRRQYAFAYTLTIRNTGQVAAQLIARHWIITDSENHVQEVKGLGVVGHQPLLQPGEHFEYTSWAVIATPVGTMRGAYFCVAEDGERFEAPVDEFALHMPRTLH